One region of Triticum aestivum cultivar Chinese Spring chromosome 6B, IWGSC CS RefSeq v2.1, whole genome shotgun sequence genomic DNA includes:
- the LOC123133839 gene encoding putative serpin-Z12, with product MSSWRPAGPHGSPPRRGRRHDDHPGTLPAPPHFPGSQAPQMFPAAAIARHLASFQTAPSNTRQLPTENTEACHPHHHRSADAASRFTAPWPPTFAPPRPSPSWAVPAMVPRDTGTHGVYSGCTAGAGVGNTVTNAGCLRMATGVGSTAAGGGRNFIVSPLSLHAALALVAAGAKGETQRELLDFLMGPAGSSLAALHGDPAIRLVGMLRGLEQTSFACGVWVARGRALRPEFVEVAGAVYAAVAESVDFWSEPEKARQQVNTFVKHETKELIDEVLPVGSVGSSTVVVLANALYFKGTWAQPFDPSATFGAAFHLADGTTVLAPFMTTSLFQQHVAAFPGFKALKLPYKNGGSFHVHQAALFYMLLLVPDHSADLGLAGLYDKAVSTPDFIRRHTPADQAPVGRFMVPKFKFEFKFEASREMQELGVTRAFGGGDFSGMVTGGNGLRISGVYHSATVEVDELGTVAAAATAVCMQQCGSARPPVDFVADRPFLFAIVEERTGVALFLGHVVNPLDG from the exons ATGAGCTCCTGGCGCCCGGCCGGCCCGCACGGCTCCCCACCTCGCCGGGGTCGCCGCCACGATGACCACCCCGGAACCCTTCCCGCTCCGCCGCACTTCCCCGGTAGCCAGGCTCCCCAGATGTTCCCTGCGGCCGCCATCGCGAGACATCTCGCCTCGTTCCAGACTGCCCCATCCAACACGCGCCAACTACCAACCGAGAACACCGAAGCCTGCCACCCTCACCATCACCGCTCCGCCGACGCGGCCAGCAGGTTCACCGCGCCGTGGCCGCCCACGTTTGCTCCGCCGCGTCCTAGCCCGTCCTGGGCCGTTCCCGCGATGGTCCCACGTGATACCGGAACCCATGGCGTCTACTCTGGCTGCACGGCAGGGGCGGGCGTCGGGAACACGGTAACTAATGCAGGCTGCCTGCGCATGGCGACGGGCGTCGGGAGCACGGCGGCCGGCGGGGGGCGCAACTTCATCGTCTCGCCGCTGTCGCTCCACGCGGCGCTCGCGCTGGTGGCCGCTGGCGCGAAGGGCGAGACGCAGCGGGAGCTGCTGGATTTCTTGATGGGGCCAGCTGGGTCGTCGCTCGCCGCGCTGCACGGCGACCCGGCGATCAGACTGGTGGGCATGCTCCGTGGTCTCGAGCAGACGTCCTTCGCGTGCGGCGTATGGGTCGCCCGTGGGCGGGCACTCAGGCCGGAGTTCGTGGAGGTCGCCGGCGCTGTCTACGCCGCCGTCGCGGAATCAGTTGACTTCTGGTCAGAG CCGGAAAAGGCGAGGCAGCAGGTGAACACCTTCGTGAAACACGAAACCAAAGAGCTCATCGACGAGGTCCTCCCCGTCGGCTCCGTCGGCTCGTCCACGGTGGTCGTTCTTGCCAACGCGCTCTACTTCAAAGGAACGTGGGCTCAGCCGTTCGACCCGTCGGCGACCTTCGGCGCGGCGTTCCATCTCGCCGACGGCACGACCGTGCTTGCACCGTTCATGACGACGAGCCTGTTTCAGCAGCACGTCGCCGCCTTCCCCGGCTTCAAGGCCCTCAAGCTTCCCTACAAGAACGGCGGCAGCTTCCACGTCCACCAAGCCGCGTTATTCTACATGCTCCTCCTCGTCCCAGATCATAGCGCCGACCTCGGGCTCGCCGGACTCTACGACAAGGCCGTCTCGACGCCGGACTTTATCAGGAGGCACACGCCGGCGGACCAGGCTCCGGTCGGGCGGTTCATGGTCCCGAAGTTCAAGTTCGAGTTCAAGTTCGAGGCGTCGCGGGAGATGCAAGAGCTCGGGGTGACCAGGGCTTTCGGAGGCGGCGACTTCTCCGGCATGGTGACCGGTGGAAATGGGCTGCGCATCTCCGGGGTGTACCACAGCGCCACCGTCGAGGTGGACGAGCTGGGCACCGTGGCCGCGGCCGCCACCGCTGTGTGCATGCAGCAGTGCGGAAGCGCACGGCCTCCCGTGGATTTCGTGGCGGACCGGCCGTTCCTGTTCGCCATCGTCGAGGAGAGGACCGGCGTGGCTCTCTTTCTTGGGCACGTGGTGAATCCACTGGACGGGTGA
- the LOC123136344 gene encoding tyrosine-sulfated glycopeptide receptor 1 — translation MQKQQQQQQLRSSCKECSNGFPMPFLGCAALVVVVLLSMASPASSCTEGEKGSLLQFLAGLSRDGGLAESWKRNSTGCCVWEGITCGADGSVTDVSLASKGLEGRLSPSLGNLTGLLRLNLSHNSLSGGLPLELASSDSIVVLDVSFNRLGGDMEELPSSTSARPLQVLNISSNLFTGGFPSTWKVMNNLVALNASNNSFSGQIPSHFCSSSSLLAVVELCYNQFTGSIPPGLGNCSMLRVFKAGHNNLRGALPNELFDASLLEYLSLPDNHLDGKLDGAQIIKLRNLANLNLGGNNFSGKIPDSIGQLKNLEELHLDHNNMSGELPSALSNCTNLITVDLKSNCFNGELTKVNFSSLLSLRNLDLLYNNFTGTIPESIYSCSKLAALRISGNNLHGQLSPRIASLKSLTFLSLGFNNFTNITNTLQILKNCRNLTSLLIGGTNFKGETMPEDEIVDGFQNLQVLSIASSSLSGNIPLWLSKLTKLEMLFLQDNQLSGPIPGWIKSLKLLFHLDISHNNITGEIPTALMEMPMLNSNKIAPRLDPRAFELPVYATPSREYRITSAFPKVLNLGNNNLTGMIPEEIGQLNSLVILNLNSNSLSGEIPQQLCNLTNLRVLDLSSNHLTGIIPSALKNLHFLSAFNISHNDLEGQIPDGVQISTFTNSSFEGNPKLCGHILHRSCDSTEGPSGFRKHWSKRSIMAITFSVFFGGAAVLFVLGGLLATFKHISFITKNRISNNGDVEAISIETGSEESLVIVPRGKGEESNLTFADIVKATNNFHQENIIGCGGYGLVYKADLPDGLKLAIKKLNDDMCLMNREFTAEVDALSMAQHDNLVPLWGYGMQGDSRFLIYPYMENGSLDDWLHNGDGGASSFLDWPTRLKIAQGASRGLSYIHGVCKPHIVHRDIKSSNILLDKEFKAYVADFGLSRLIDSQTHFTTELVGTPGYIPPEYGQGWVATLRGDMYSFGMVLLELLTGRRPVLVLSSSKDLVNWVQEMKSEGKQLEVLDPTLRGTGYEEQMLKVLEAACKCVHRNPFVRPTIQEIVSFLESVDTKLQTQNSVKIESG, via the coding sequence CTATCACCGTCGCTGGGCAACCTCACCGGGCTTCTGCGCCTCAACCTGTCCCACAACTCGCTGTCGGGTGGCCTGCCGCTGGAGCTGGCGTCGTCCGACAGCATCGTCGTTCTTGATGTCAGCTTCAACCGCCTCGGAGGAGACATGGAAGAGCTGCCATCTTCAACGTCTGCCCGGCCTCTGCAGGTATTGAACATCTCGAGCAACTTGTTCACAGGAGGGTTTCCATCCACGTGGAAAGTGATGAACAACCTGGTCGCGCTCAACGCCAGCAACAACAGCTTCAGTGGGCAAATACCGAGTCATTTCTGCAGCAGCTCGTCATTGTTAGCTGTGGTTGAGCTCTGTTATAACCAATTTACAGGCAGCATCCCTCCAGGACTTGGCAACTGCTCCATGCTCAGAGTGTTCAAGGCTGGACACAACAACCTCAGGGGGGCTCTCCCCAATGAACTCTTTGATGCTTCCTTACTGGAGTACCTCTCGCTTCCGGACAATCATTTAGATGGAAAGCTCGATGGCGCACAGATAATCAAGCTCAGAAATCTGGCTAACCTAAATCTTGGAGGGAACAATTTCAGCGGCAAGATTCCCGACTCAATAGGCCAGCTCAAGAACTTAGAGGAGTTGCATTTGGACCACAACAACATGTCAGGAGAGCTGCCGTCAGCTCTGAGCAACTGCACAAATCTCATAACAGTCGATCTCAAGAGCAACTGCTTCAACGGAGAACTTACCAAGGTCAACTTCTCAAGCCTGCTCAGTCTAAGGAATTTAGATCTTCTGTACAACAACTTCACCGGCACAATTCCAGAAAGCATATACTCTTGCAGCAAGCTGGCTGCACTGCGGATATCTGGCAACAACTTGCATGGGCAGCTTTCACCAAGAATAGCCAGTTTAAAATCCCTTACTTTCCTATCACTTGGTTTCAACAATTTTACAAATATCACAAACACACTCCAGATACTCAAGAACTGTAGAAACCTCACTTCCCTACTTATTGGCGGGACCAACTTCAAAGGCGAGACCATGCCAGAAGATGAAATTGTTGATGGTTTTCAGAATCTTCAGGTTCTTTCAATAGCTAGTTCCTCATTGTCTGGAAACATACCCCTTTGGCTATCAAAGCTGACAAAGCTGGAGATGTTATTTTTGCAAGATAACCAACTCAGTGGCCCAATACCAGGCTGGATCAAAAGCCTAAAGTTACTGTTCCATCTAGACATATCACATAATAACATTACAGGTGAAATTCCAACAGCCTTAATGGAGATGCCAATGCTCAATTCAAATAAGATTGCGCCCCGTTTGGACCCAAGAGCCTTTGAACTGCCTGTTTATGCAACTCCGTCACGAGAATATCGGATAACCAGTGCTTTCCCTAAGGTGTTGAATCTAGGAAATAATAACCTCACCGGCATGATCCCTGAGGAGATTGGTCAGTTGAACTCGCTTGTTATACTGAACTTAAATTCCAATAGCTTATCAGGAGAGATACCACAGCAGCTCTGCAACCTGACAAATCTGCGGGTGCTGGACTTATCTAGCAATCATCTCACAGGTATAATCCCATCGGCACTGAAGAACCTGCACTTCCTTTCAGCATTCAACATTTCCCACAATGACCTCGAAGGACAAATTCCAGATGGAGTCCAGATAAGTACATTCACAAATTCTAGCTTTGAGGGGAATCCAAAGTTGTGTGGCCATATTCTTCATCGCAGTTGTGATTCAACTGAAGGACCGTCGGGCTTCAGAAAACACTGGAGCAAGAGATCCATTATGGCAATTACATTCAGTGTGTTCTTTGGAGGAGCTGCTGTTCTTTTTGTGCTCGGGGGTCTCCTTGCAACATTCAAGCATATCAGTTTCATAACCAAAAACAGGATCAGCAATAACGGAGATGTGGAAGCTATTTCAATCGAGACTGGTTCAGAAGAATCATTAGTGATAGTGCCACGAGGCAAGGGAGAAGAAAGTAACCTCACATTCGCTGACATTGTGAAGGCTACAAATAACTTTCACCAGGAGAACATCATCGGGTGCGGAGGTTATGGACTGGTCTATAAGGCTGATTTACCTGATGGCCTCAAACTGGCTATCAAGAAGCTTAATGATGACATGTGTCTGATGAACAGGGAATTCACTGCAGAGGTTGATGCACTCTCAATGGCACAGCACGACAACCTTGTACCGCTCTGGGGTTATGGCATGCAGGGAGATTCAAGGTTCCTCATATATCCCTACATGGAGAATGGCAGCCTGGACGACTGGCTTCACAATGGGGATGGTGGTGCAAGTTCATTTCTTGACTGGCCAACACGGCTCAAGATCGCACAAGGAGCAAGCCGGGGCCTTTCTTATATCCATGGTGTCTGCAAGCCTCACATTGTCCACCGTGACATCAAGTCCAGCAACATCCTGCTTGACAAAGAATTCAAAGCTTATGTTGCAGATTTTGGGCTCTCCAGGTTGATTGACAGTCAAACCCATTTCACAACAGAGCTAGTTGGCACTCCGGGCTACATCCCACCTGAGTATGGACAAGGATGGGTTGCTACACTGAGAGGTGACATGTACAGTTTTGGCATGGTCCTACTTGAGCTGCTCACTGGAAGGCGGCCTGTCCTGGTCTTGTCTTCATCAAAAGATCTTGTGAACTGGGTACAGGAGATGAAATCAGAAGGGAAGCAGCTTGAGGTCCTGGATCCTACACTCCGAGGCACAGGGTATGAAGAGCAGATGTTGAAGGTGCTCGAAGCCGCTTGCAAGTGTGTCCACCGTAATCCTTTCGTGAGGCCAACCATACAGGAGATAGTCTCCTTCCTTGAAAGTGTAGACACCAAGCTGCAGACACAAAATTCAGTTAAGATAGAAAGTGGTTAG